A region of the Lagopus muta isolate bLagMut1 chromosome 2, bLagMut1 primary, whole genome shotgun sequence genome:
ACCCATTGGGATATAAAGGTACAGGCTAGAAAAGAGACTGCTGCTGGAAATGTAATcgctttctttctttttattaaactCAAAAGTTTTTAGCCCGTGAGAGaattgctgcagctctctgtacCTTGCAGTGATTACAGGGCTCAACTTAAAATCAGCGCGTGCATAACAACAAATGGCTATGGGAAAGCCTGCTGGAGGCTGGTGTTCTGTTATTTGTTAAAATTCACACCAAGCTGACATACATATTTTATAGGTGTTAAGAGGCTTTTGTTAGTAGTACCTCTAAGCTTAAGATTTACTGGTAGCTAGCTCATTTTGTCAGAAGTGAAAGGGATTTTATTGCCTTTCATATAACAGATATGCTTCTTGGTATCTTGAGCAGATGTACAAAATTTAATCTaaggaaatgttaattttatatAACtgtatgcaggaaaaaatgttctgtaaaGATGTCTATTTAGCTGGGAAAGTAGTGCTCTTGAAAGTTACGAAACGCCCAAATTTTTTGTGCGTGTGCAACTTGAATTCATATCATCTCGTGTCTGCGTGGTGGTGCAGTCTTTAATTGCGTAGTTGCTTACTGGTTTTCCACAGTCTGTTTCACTTGGTGCTCAGAGCAAGCAAGGCTAAGAAGCCAAGAGCAGTGGTTGCCGCTTCGTTGTGTCCTCCCTCTACAGTGCGTAGCCCAGCTATCCCAGCCTGTCTCCCTCATAAAAGTTGCAACAGCTCCCATCTCTCCAAGATCTGTACCACTAGTGACACGGCCACTCTTTAGGGAGATTTAACAGGAATGCTCCTTCCCCTGCCTCTCTATCCTCAAACAAATGTTGTTGgggattattttttaagtggGTCAGATCGAGTGGCTATCTGATGGGGCAGGGACGAGGTGCTGGGGACGGGAGCTGCCAGGCACAGAACAAGGAGATTCATGGTGTGGGGAGGTTACCCACAGCCACCAGTGGCCAACCAGAACCACCTTTGCGACCCTTAGGAGCTCTCCTTGCTACTCCAGGGCCAGAGATTTGTGGCACATCAGTATAATGCCCAACTATTTCACAAACACTGCGGCTTAATCTTCTCCTTCTGACCCAGAGATAAGAGTAATCTCACTGGATGGATTAACAAACTTTAAGAAAAGAGGTCTGTAAGTTAGTGCTGGGCAAAGTTTAAGCCTGTGTTTCCTTCTTACTTAATGTTTTACTTTGCAAAGTAAGTAACAGCTTTAAATATCATTTCCTAAGGTATTTTAAAGGCTGatacttgttttatttgcaattgtAGTTATTCCTACTTCGTAACTCATTTTTGGAGCCAGAAATTTTGTTGGTCAGAGAAAAGATTTGTCTCATCATTTCATCTATGGACAGAAGTTGTTATCGGAGGAGAGGGAAACATGTCCTAGAACCCTTACATTGTGTTGTGCCCCGTGCTGAGAGCTAGGGAtagcttgtttttctcctagtgGCCCACCAACTGAGAATGCATGGAGCTGGAAAGGGTGGCATTGGTAGCTTCTCAGATTTAGTGGTGCGGTGAATCCAGtgtgagcacagcaggaaaaaggCTGACATGGCTTCAGCCTTTTGGAGCCATTCTGGCAGATAGGGAAGCAGGCAGGGAAGAAGCCAAAGCAGAGAGGCTActgcttttccagctctgcGTATACTCCATATTTCCTGATGCAGGTGTGGGCAATGGTCTCATTGTTGTGTGAAGTTATTGTCTGGCCTGGGGCCAGCGCTTTTTGCTGACAGGGCAagcaagcaaaaggaaagagctGTTAGCCAGCAGCAAGTAGCTGGCTGGGACCTTGGTGTGGTTTTATTGCAGCTTCAGTGCAAATTGAGCTCAGGTGACTGACACCTGGGTTGTTGTAGAAAGAGCTGTTAGTGGCCGTGCCTTGTCACCTAAGCACCTGGAGCTCAGTTCCCACGTGGGCTGGTGtcctcatttctgtttcttggcCACCTCGCAGGAGATTGACAGGGAGCCAGCACATACAGGGCTTTTGGACTGCTCATCCCAGAGCCAGCTCAGGCACAGAGGGAGCCACGGACAGCGATGTCCTCCACATCTGCATTCCAGAGACATGGAAGGGAGGTCTTGAGGCTTCTGATGTGAAGACAGTCCTCAAGCCAAGCTGCTGGCCGCCATTCAGCACACAGCTCTCTcaccactgcctgcctgcctgcctggtTTTAGTCAGAAGTTCCCTCAAAACACTGTGATTTCACAAATTGTTCAGATGCGGCAGAGGGGTCTGTGCTTCCTGGCTGAACTCCCCGACATGTTGTACTCACCATGCTGCTAGCTGGAGAGGCTTTCTCTGGGGTCTTGTACAGCATCAGGTGGGCAAGGTGGCTTGCATGACAAGCACTGTTGTAAACTGACAAGAGGTGGTATATAGCAGGCAGGGGATTTAGGAAGATGTGATTAATTGTATGtaaatgtaattaattaaaaatagaatgggctgggttgaaaaggatcacagtgatcatcaagtttcaaaccccctgctatgtgcagggtcaccaccaccagaccaggctgcccagggccacatccagcctggccttgaatgcttccagggatggggcatccacaacctccttgggcaacctgttccagtgtgtcaccaccctctgtgtgaaaaacttcctcctaatatctaacctaaacctcccctgtctcagttcaaaaccgttcccccttgtcctatcactatccacccttgtaaacagccattccccctcctgtttatatgctccctttaACTACAGGAAGGCCATAATATCCCtggagcctcctcttttccaagctgaacaagcccagttccctcaacctttcttcatagagcCTGAGTTCATTCTATGATGCGGACGCATAGCAATAGAAAGTGAAAGCAGCCTTCTAAGCTGCTTGATTTTTTCAAGAAGACCTCAGTTATTTCATGCCAAACTGTGCAAGGTCTGGTGCAAATATTGCTGCCAAAATCCACCATAATAAGGGCACTTGATCCGTCTTTACTAATGCACATCATAGTCATAAATACCATaaaacagttttgaagaaagcaaaagaaaaaccactATGCCCACTTGAGAGTATCAGGACATTGCTCTCCCAAGAACACCTCTGAACTGAAGTGGAATTGATTTTTGTAGCTGAAGAGCAGCAACTTAACCACTAGATTTGATACTAAACCCTTTTAGAAAGGGAATATCTTTTCATATGTGtttaataaaactgtttttttttttccaaatggttTTGTCTCAAGCCTATGGAGCTCCAGCTGCTATTTGCTGAAATGCCTCTTGGGCTATGTGACTGTCAGTCTTCCATCTCCAAATTAGCAATGGCATTGCATAAAACGTTTTCTCAGTAAAGCTTTttactgtgtgtgtgcagagtcATGACAAGATGTTTTTAGTTTGTAGTTAAATAGCACCGTATGCCACATCGTCCTAATGACTCTGGGAAGGAGATGAGCCCTCAGCAGCAGTTGCAACAACTGTCTCGCAGTGTCAAGCAATAGCTTCAGTGCGTTGCTGTGAATGCTAGCATGGggaaagcagaggcagcagagtGCGTGCGAGCTGCCTGGTCCCCCGCCGTCTCTTTGTGCGTAGAAATGTGTCCCTCACACACGCGCAGGGGTGGCACCATaacactgcactgcagaggcTTCCCGAGGTACTGCAGGAGCGGCATCGTGTATCTCTTCAAGAGTCACGAGTACTTATGGTCTTAATTCCTTTCGTTTATATAGTGTACAAAAACAACTGTAGCCTATTGCGTTACAGGGATGGTCACACAAATCACTTACAGGCTGGAGAACACACTTTTCTTGTTGCGAATCTTAACCCGTAAGTGACAGACCGGTGGCTGAGGGAGGCTGGGGCTGGCCGAGTTGCCTGATGTCGGCCGGGAGGTTGGCCTAGCGCTCAGCGTGCCTTTTGTCCACCTCTTGCAGGTTATTTTGATGCTCACTCACTGGCCATGGATTTCATGAGCATTGGCTTCCGGGAGTGCTTGACTGAAGTTGCGAGGTACCTGACATCTGTGGAAGGCCTCGACACCTCTGACCCGCTGCGTGTCAGACTGGTGTCCCATCTCAGCACCTGCGCCTCTCAGCGGGAAGCGGCTGCCATGACCTCCTCCATggcccaccaccaccacccgcTGCACCCGCACCACTGGGCAGCCGCCTTCCACCACCTCCCGGCCGCCCTGCTACAGCCCAATGGACTCCACGCCCCCGAGGCCGCTCCATGCAGACTTTCCTCAGAAGTGCCTCCCCACGGCTCCGCACTGCTCACCGCTACCTTCGCCCACACCGACGCCGCCCTCAGGGTCCCCTCAGCGGGCAGTGTTGCTCCCTGCGTCCCCCCGCTCTCtacctctctcctctccctctcgGCCACCGTTCAtgccgcagccgccgccgccacgGCAGCCGCCCAGAGTTTCCCCCTCTCCTTCACCAGCACCTTCCCCA
Encoded here:
- the HEY2 gene encoding hairy/enhancer-of-split related with YRPW motif protein 2, which translates into the protein MKRPCEETTSDSDMDETIDVGSENNYCGQSHSSVLRPNSPTTTSQIMARKKRRGIIEKRRRDRINNSLSELRRLVPTAFEKQGSAKLEKAEILQMTVDHLKMLQATGGKGYFDAHSLAMDFMSIGFRECLTEVARYLTSVEGLDTSDPLRVRLVSHLSTCASQREAAAMTSSMAHHHHPLHPHHWAAAFHHLPAALLQPNGLHAPEAAPCRLSSEVPPHGSALLTATFAHTDAALRVPSAGSVAPCVPPLSTSLLSLSATVHAAAAAATAAAQSFPLSFTSTFPMLPPSAAAAAVAAATAITPPLAMSASSSPQQAGSGASGKPYRPWGTEVGAF